The Gasterosteus aculeatus chromosome 17, fGasAcu3.hap1.1, whole genome shotgun sequence genome includes a window with the following:
- the nfasca gene encoding neurofascin homolog (chicken) a isoform X13 produces the protein MLGQGGHGVLALMSLVLTLWHQAAPIEVPQDPKILQDLKQPPTIVKESVKDYIVDPRDNIIIECEAKGNPVPTFSWRRNGKFFNIGKDPRVTMRKRSGTLEIGFRSGGRPEDYEGEYQCFATNDLGVALSNKILLRVSKAPLWPKEVLEPVVVPEGHSLVLNCSPPPGLPPPFTFWMNSAMTPIPQDKRVSMGLNGDLYFSNVLTKDAHTDYSCNARFLFTQTIQQKNPFTLKVLTKEPYNDTSYNATDPYGGRKVAESTPTFLSPSGTESSKMVLRDEQLLLECIAAGLPTPTIKWFKKGGDLPGRKVKFDNYNKTLKIINVSEEDAGEYVCMANNHLGSIRHSIFVQVKAAPYWLDKPSNAVLAPEENGRLVCRANGNPKPNIQWLINGQPIESTPHSTSRQMLGDTIIFRSVQMGSSAVYQCNASNQHGYLLANAFVSVLDMPPRMLGPKNQLIKVVENNRTFLDCPFFGSPLPELRWFKNGQGSGLDGGHYRIYINGTLEIKRARAEDEGTYTCVANSMLGKAENQVRLEIKEPTRIVRVPERQSVVRGSAARFECKVKSDPSLPVTVAWTKDDKPLSLGWRLSKDEESLTVPNVNEGDEGTYTCSVTSEIDQDSASARLTVLEEASLNPSVSSALPPDHPDPPMDLDLSDPAARSVRLTWIPGNDHRSPVTQFLVQFEEDRWEPGRWQDLSTYPGDLNSVILQLAPFVNYQFRVIAINAVGRSQPSRPSPRYQTSGAAPDVIPRGLRGWGSKKDNMEITWEPLLDLERNGPNLHYGVWWRRKDLGEEWSNVTTAESKHVVHNTETYISYEIKVQARNEFGRGPESNVVVGYSGEDKPVYAPTDLRVSKFDSTKAVLHWKPVDLSSVQGEFKEYRLYFWRESSLVPGLVVSKEKKTKGFYSIAAEPSGILSDLVPYSRYKMFLVVANNLFEGPPSNTVEVITKEGVPDAPKFFTINRRTFDTIHLEWDKPLEPNGILIGYQLKYQIVNGSRVGRAQLETLPPNVTHFSVRLPERSTRYKFYLSALTQVGAGEVYAEESPSSANEENLTDSTALVELTDASVASAFSPTPPPLAPLPPTAVTPTTISTSTSATPTPPPPPPPPTTTTATTTATTPSTTTTTTAEATTTTTTAERVTIKRTDQNVLVADRWKIWNLTVEPNSNYANVSWRHNFPAGSSEFVLEFTLDSDKSVKVVPVKQQPPITVADLIAGAKYQLRVYSHELNSVSSESFIFKTKPAYIDQVDIATQGWFIGLMCAIALIILILLIVCFIKRSRGGKYPVRDKKDLPLDPVDQKDQDGSFDYQSH, from the exons atgttggggcaggggggccACGGGGTCCTGGCTCTCATGTCATTAGTTCTGACACTGTGGCACCAAGCGGCACCCATAGAAGTCCCACAAGACC CAAAGATCCTGCAAGACC TGAAGCAGCCCCCCACCATAGTCAAAGAGTCTGTGAAGGACTACATTGTCGACCCCAGAGATAACATCATCATTGAGTGTGAGGCCAAGGGCAACCCAGTGCCAAC GTTCTCATGGCGAAGGAACGGGAAGTTTTTCAACATCGGGAAAGATCCCAGGGTGACAATGCGGAAACGCTCGGGAACTCTAGAGATCGGTTTCCGTAGCGGAGGACGACCGGAGGACTACGAGGGGGAATACCAGTGTTTTGCAACCAATGACCTCGGAGTGGCTCTGTCCAACAAAATCCTGCTGCGTGTCTCCA aGGCCCCTCTCTGGCCCAAAGAAGTGCTGGAGCCAGTCGTGGTGCCTGAAGGCCACTCGCTGGTTCTGAACTGCAGCCCACCACCAGGCCTTCCTCCTCCATTCACCTTCTGGATGAACAGCG CTATGACTCCGATCCCTCAGGATAAGAGGGTGTCCATGGGTCTGAACGGGGACCTCTACTTCTCCAACGTCTTGACCAAAGATGCTCACACTGACTACAGCTGCAACGCTCGCTTCCTCTTCACGCAGACCATCCAGCAGAAGAACCCCTTCACCCTCAAAGTCCTGACGA aggaGCCGTATAATGACACGTCTTACAATGCTACTGACCCGTACGGTG GCCGCAAAGTAGCCGAGTCCACGCCGaccttcctctccccctcagGGACCGAGAGCTCCAAGATGGTGCTACGGGACGAGCAACTGTTGCTGGAATGCATCGCTGCCGGACt GCCGACGCCCACTATCAAGTGGTTTAAGAAGGGTGGGGACCTTccagggaggaaggtgaagtTTGACAACTACAACAAGACCCTAAAGATCATCAACGTGTCCGAGGAGGACGCCGGGGAGTACGTATGCATGGCCAACAACCACCTAGGCAGCATACGCCACTCCatctttgtccaggtcaaag CGGCTCCTTACTGGCTCGACAAACCCTCCAACGCGGTGCTCGCTCCGGAGGAAAACGGGCGCCTGGTGTGTCGGGCCAACGGGAACCCCAAACCCAACATCCAGTGGCTGATCAACGGACAGCCTATAGAAA gCACTCCCCACAGCACCAGCAGACAGATGCTTGGTGACACCATCATCTTCCGCTCGGTGCAGATGGGAAGCAGCGCTGTCTACCAGTGCAACGCCTCCAACCAGCACGGCTACCTGCTGGCCAACGCCTTCGTCAGCGTCCTTG ACATGCCTCCGAGGATGCTGGGCCCCAAAAACCAGCTGATCAAAGTCGTCGAGAACAACCGCACCTTCCTTGACTGTCCCTTCTTCGGTTCTCCTCTGCCGGAACTCCGCTG GTTTAAGAACGGACAGGGCAGCGGGCTGGACGGAGGTCACTACCGCATTTATATTAATGGCACCCTGGAGATCAAGCGGGCCAGAGCGGAGGACGAGGGCACCTACACCTGTGTGGCCAACAGCATGCTGGGCAAGGCCGAGAACCAGGTCCGCCTGGAGATCAAAG AGCCGACTCGCATCGTTCGCGTCCCGGAGCGCCAGTCGGTCGTCAGGGGCTCCGCGGCGCGCTTCGAGTGTAAGGTGAAGTCTGACCCCAGCCTGCCCGTCACTGTGGCCTGGACCAAGGACGACAAACCTCTGTCCCTGGGTTGGAG GCTGAGCAAAGACGAGGAGTCGTTGACCGTCCCCAACGTGAACGAGGGGGATGAGGGAACCTACACCTGCTCGGTTACATCTGAGATAGACCAGGACTCGGCCTCCGCCCGCCTCACGGTCTTag AGGAAGCCTCCCTCAACCCCTCAGTCTCTAGTGCCTTGCCTCCAG accacCCTGACCCTCCCATGGATCTGGACCTGTCAGATCCTGCAGCCCGCAGCGTTCGCCTCACCTGGATCCCCGGAAACGACCACCGGAGCCCTGTGACGC AATTCCTGGTCCAGTTTGAGGAGGACCGTTGGGAGCCGGGCAGGTGGCAGGACCTGTCCACATACCCAGGGGACCTCAACTCTGTCATCCTGCAGCTCGCCCCCTTCGTCAACTACCAGTTCAGGGTCATCGCCATCAACGCGGTGGGCCGCAGTCAGCCCAGCCGCCCCTCGCCCCGGTACCAGACCAGCGGAGCCG CCCCAGATGTCATCCCCAGAGGTCTACGAGGATGGGGATCAAAGAAGGACAATATGGAGATAACCTGGGAG CCTCTGCTCGATCTGGAGAGGAACGGGCCAAACCTGCACTACGGCGTGTGGTGGCGACGGAAGGATTTGGGAGAGGAGTGGAGTAACGTGACCACAGCCGAATCCAAACATGTCGTCCACAACACAGAGACCTACATTTCCTACGAGATCAAAGTTCAGGCCAGGAACGAGTTTGGACGAGGACCAGAGTCCAATGTGGTAGTTGGATACTCCGGAGAGGACA AACCCGTCTATGCCCCCACTGACCTGCGGGTGTCGAAGTTTGACAGCACCAAGGCCGTCCTGCACTGGAAGCCCGTGGACCTGAGCTCTGTGCAGGGAGAATTCAAGGAGTACCGA CTGTACTTCTGGCGTGAGTCCAGTCTGGTTCCTGGTCTAGTGGTCAGTAAGGAGAAGAAGACTAAAGGTTTCTACAGCATCGCGGCCGAACCGTCTGGCATCCTCAGCGACTTGGTGCCCTACTCCAGATACAAGATGTTCCTGGTTGTGGCCAACAACCTCTTTGAAGGTCCACCCAGCAACACCGTGGAGGTCATCACCAAGGAGGGAG tgccCGATGCTCCGAAGTTTTTCACTATCAACCGGAGAACTTTTGACACCATCCACCTTGAATGGGACAAACCTCTGGAGCCCAACGGTATTCTGATTGGATACCAGCTCAAGTACCAAATAG tcaACGGCAGCAGAGTTGGTCGTGCACAGCTGGAGACTCTCCCGCCCAACGTCACACACTTCAGCGTACGACTTCCGGAGCGATCTACTCGCTACAAGTTCTACCTGTCAGCACTCACACAGGTGGGAGCCGGCGAGGTCTACGCTGAGGAGTCCCCCTCGTCCGCCAACGAAG AAAACCTTACTGACTCCACAGCTCTAG TCGAGCTTACCGATGCCTCCGTGGCCTCGGCTTtctctcccactcctcctcctctcgctcctcttcctcctactgccgtgACTCCTACAACCATTAGTACCTCGACTTCTGCCACTCcgacacctcctcctcctcctcctcctcctactactactactgctactactactgctactactccttctaccaccaccaccactacagCCGAGGCGACCACTACCACCACAACTGCAGAGCGGGTCACCATCAAGCGCACTGATCAGAACGTGTTGG TGGCCGATAGGTGGAAGATCTGGAATCTGACGGTGGAGCCTAACAGTAACTACGCTAACGTCAGCTGGAGACACAACTTCCCGGCCGGCAGCAGCGAGTTTGTGCTAGAGTTCACACTGGACA GCGACAAGTCGGTGAAAGTTGTACCGGTGAAACAGCAGCCCCCCATTACAGTGGCGGATCTGATCGCAGGCGCCAAGTACCAGCTGAGGGTTTACTCCCATGAGCTCAACAGCGTCAGCAGCGAATCTTTCATCTTTAAGACCAAACCAG CCTACATAGACCAGGTGGACATAGCCACCCAAGGCTGGTTCATTGGCCTGATGTGTGCCATTGCCCTCATCATACTGATCCTCCTCATCGTCTGCTTCATCAAGAGGAGTCGCGGGGGCAAATACCCAG TCCGTGACAAAAAAGACCTCCCCTTGGACCCCGTAGATCAGAAAGACCAGGACGGATCCTTTGATTACCA GTCCCACTGA
- the nfasca gene encoding neurofascin homolog (chicken) a isoform X16: protein MLGQGGHGVLALMSLVLTLWHQAAPIEVPQDPKILQDLKQPPTIVKESVKDYIVDPRDNIIIECEAKGNPVPTFSWRRNGKFFNIGKDPRVTMRKRSGTLEIGFRSGGRPEDYEGEYQCFATNDLGVALSNKILLRVSKAPLWPKEVLEPVVVPEGHSLVLNCSPPPGLPPPFTFWMNSAMTPIPQDKRVSMGLNGDLYFSNVLTKDAHTDYSCNARFLFTQTIQQKNPFTLKVLTKEPYNDTSYNATDPYGGRKVAESTPTFLSPSGTESSKMVLRDEQLLLECIAAGLPTPTIKWFKKGGDLPGRKVKFDNYNKTLKIINVSEEDAGEYVCMANNHLGSIRHSIFVQVKAAPYWLDKPSNAVLAPEENGRLVCRANGNPKPNIQWLINGQPIESTPHSTSRQMLGDTIIFRSVQMGSSAVYQCNASNQHGYLLANAFVSVLDMPPRMLGPKNQLIKVVENNRTFLDCPFFGSPLPELRWFKNGQGSGLDGGHYRIYINGTLEIKRARAEDEGTYTCVANSMLGKAENQVRLEIKEPTRIVRVPERQSVVRGSAARFECKVKSDPSLPVTVAWTKDDKPLSLGWRLSKDEESLTVPNVNEGDEGTYTCSVTSEIDQDSASARLTVLEEASLNPSVSSALPPDHPDPPMDLDLSDPAARSVRLTWIPGNDHRSPVTQFLVQFEEDRWEPGRWQDLSTYPGDLNSVILQLAPFVNYQFRVIAINAVGRSQPSRPSPRYQTSGAAPDVIPRGLRGWGSKKDNMEITWEPLLDLERNGPNLHYGVWWRRKDLGEEWSNVTTAESKHVVHNTETYISYEIKVQARNEFGRGPESNVVVGYSGEDKPVYAPTDLRVSKFDSTKAVLHWKPVDLSSVQGEFKEYRLYFWRESSLVPGLVVSKEKKTKGFYSIAAEPSGILSDLVPYSRYKMFLVVANNLFEGPPSNTVEVITKEGVPDAPKFFTINRRTFDTIHLEWDKPLEPNGILIGYQLKYQIVNGSRVGRAQLETLPPNVTHFSVRLPERSTRYKFYLSALTQVGAGEVYAEESPSSANEAYIDQVDIATQGWFIGLMCAIALIILILLIVCFIKRSRGGKYPGGGCVTGFAKYLVRDKKDLPLDPVDQKDQDGSFDYHSDEDNKPLQGSQTSLDGNVKESDDSLVDYGEGGDGQFNEDGSFIGQYTVKKDKDETEGNESSEATSPVNAIYSLA from the exons atgttggggcaggggggccACGGGGTCCTGGCTCTCATGTCATTAGTTCTGACACTGTGGCACCAAGCGGCACCCATAGAAGTCCCACAAGACC CAAAGATCCTGCAAGACC TGAAGCAGCCCCCCACCATAGTCAAAGAGTCTGTGAAGGACTACATTGTCGACCCCAGAGATAACATCATCATTGAGTGTGAGGCCAAGGGCAACCCAGTGCCAAC GTTCTCATGGCGAAGGAACGGGAAGTTTTTCAACATCGGGAAAGATCCCAGGGTGACAATGCGGAAACGCTCGGGAACTCTAGAGATCGGTTTCCGTAGCGGAGGACGACCGGAGGACTACGAGGGGGAATACCAGTGTTTTGCAACCAATGACCTCGGAGTGGCTCTGTCCAACAAAATCCTGCTGCGTGTCTCCA aGGCCCCTCTCTGGCCCAAAGAAGTGCTGGAGCCAGTCGTGGTGCCTGAAGGCCACTCGCTGGTTCTGAACTGCAGCCCACCACCAGGCCTTCCTCCTCCATTCACCTTCTGGATGAACAGCG CTATGACTCCGATCCCTCAGGATAAGAGGGTGTCCATGGGTCTGAACGGGGACCTCTACTTCTCCAACGTCTTGACCAAAGATGCTCACACTGACTACAGCTGCAACGCTCGCTTCCTCTTCACGCAGACCATCCAGCAGAAGAACCCCTTCACCCTCAAAGTCCTGACGA aggaGCCGTATAATGACACGTCTTACAATGCTACTGACCCGTACGGTG GCCGCAAAGTAGCCGAGTCCACGCCGaccttcctctccccctcagGGACCGAGAGCTCCAAGATGGTGCTACGGGACGAGCAACTGTTGCTGGAATGCATCGCTGCCGGACt GCCGACGCCCACTATCAAGTGGTTTAAGAAGGGTGGGGACCTTccagggaggaaggtgaagtTTGACAACTACAACAAGACCCTAAAGATCATCAACGTGTCCGAGGAGGACGCCGGGGAGTACGTATGCATGGCCAACAACCACCTAGGCAGCATACGCCACTCCatctttgtccaggtcaaag CGGCTCCTTACTGGCTCGACAAACCCTCCAACGCGGTGCTCGCTCCGGAGGAAAACGGGCGCCTGGTGTGTCGGGCCAACGGGAACCCCAAACCCAACATCCAGTGGCTGATCAACGGACAGCCTATAGAAA gCACTCCCCACAGCACCAGCAGACAGATGCTTGGTGACACCATCATCTTCCGCTCGGTGCAGATGGGAAGCAGCGCTGTCTACCAGTGCAACGCCTCCAACCAGCACGGCTACCTGCTGGCCAACGCCTTCGTCAGCGTCCTTG ACATGCCTCCGAGGATGCTGGGCCCCAAAAACCAGCTGATCAAAGTCGTCGAGAACAACCGCACCTTCCTTGACTGTCCCTTCTTCGGTTCTCCTCTGCCGGAACTCCGCTG GTTTAAGAACGGACAGGGCAGCGGGCTGGACGGAGGTCACTACCGCATTTATATTAATGGCACCCTGGAGATCAAGCGGGCCAGAGCGGAGGACGAGGGCACCTACACCTGTGTGGCCAACAGCATGCTGGGCAAGGCCGAGAACCAGGTCCGCCTGGAGATCAAAG AGCCGACTCGCATCGTTCGCGTCCCGGAGCGCCAGTCGGTCGTCAGGGGCTCCGCGGCGCGCTTCGAGTGTAAGGTGAAGTCTGACCCCAGCCTGCCCGTCACTGTGGCCTGGACCAAGGACGACAAACCTCTGTCCCTGGGTTGGAG GCTGAGCAAAGACGAGGAGTCGTTGACCGTCCCCAACGTGAACGAGGGGGATGAGGGAACCTACACCTGCTCGGTTACATCTGAGATAGACCAGGACTCGGCCTCCGCCCGCCTCACGGTCTTag AGGAAGCCTCCCTCAACCCCTCAGTCTCTAGTGCCTTGCCTCCAG accacCCTGACCCTCCCATGGATCTGGACCTGTCAGATCCTGCAGCCCGCAGCGTTCGCCTCACCTGGATCCCCGGAAACGACCACCGGAGCCCTGTGACGC AATTCCTGGTCCAGTTTGAGGAGGACCGTTGGGAGCCGGGCAGGTGGCAGGACCTGTCCACATACCCAGGGGACCTCAACTCTGTCATCCTGCAGCTCGCCCCCTTCGTCAACTACCAGTTCAGGGTCATCGCCATCAACGCGGTGGGCCGCAGTCAGCCCAGCCGCCCCTCGCCCCGGTACCAGACCAGCGGAGCCG CCCCAGATGTCATCCCCAGAGGTCTACGAGGATGGGGATCAAAGAAGGACAATATGGAGATAACCTGGGAG CCTCTGCTCGATCTGGAGAGGAACGGGCCAAACCTGCACTACGGCGTGTGGTGGCGACGGAAGGATTTGGGAGAGGAGTGGAGTAACGTGACCACAGCCGAATCCAAACATGTCGTCCACAACACAGAGACCTACATTTCCTACGAGATCAAAGTTCAGGCCAGGAACGAGTTTGGACGAGGACCAGAGTCCAATGTGGTAGTTGGATACTCCGGAGAGGACA AACCCGTCTATGCCCCCACTGACCTGCGGGTGTCGAAGTTTGACAGCACCAAGGCCGTCCTGCACTGGAAGCCCGTGGACCTGAGCTCTGTGCAGGGAGAATTCAAGGAGTACCGA CTGTACTTCTGGCGTGAGTCCAGTCTGGTTCCTGGTCTAGTGGTCAGTAAGGAGAAGAAGACTAAAGGTTTCTACAGCATCGCGGCCGAACCGTCTGGCATCCTCAGCGACTTGGTGCCCTACTCCAGATACAAGATGTTCCTGGTTGTGGCCAACAACCTCTTTGAAGGTCCACCCAGCAACACCGTGGAGGTCATCACCAAGGAGGGAG tgccCGATGCTCCGAAGTTTTTCACTATCAACCGGAGAACTTTTGACACCATCCACCTTGAATGGGACAAACCTCTGGAGCCCAACGGTATTCTGATTGGATACCAGCTCAAGTACCAAATAG tcaACGGCAGCAGAGTTGGTCGTGCACAGCTGGAGACTCTCCCGCCCAACGTCACACACTTCAGCGTACGACTTCCGGAGCGATCTACTCGCTACAAGTTCTACCTGTCAGCACTCACACAGGTGGGAGCCGGCGAGGTCTACGCTGAGGAGTCCCCCTCGTCCGCCAACGAAG CCTACATAGACCAGGTGGACATAGCCACCCAAGGCTGGTTCATTGGCCTGATGTGTGCCATTGCCCTCATCATACTGATCCTCCTCATCGTCTGCTTCATCAAGAGGAGTCGCGGGGGCAAATACCCAG GTGGTGGTTGCGTGACTGGTTTCGCAAAATATCTGG TCCGTGACAAAAAAGACCTCCCCTTGGACCCCGTAGATCAGAAAGACCAGGACGGATCCTTTGATTACCA
- the nfasca gene encoding neurofascin homolog (chicken) a isoform X18, with the protein MLGQGGHGVLALMSLVLTLWHQAAPIEVPQDPKILQDLKQPPTIVKESVKDYIVDPRDNIIIECEAKGNPVPTFSWRRNGKFFNIGKDPRVTMRKRSGTLEIGFRSGGRPEDYEGEYQCFATNDLGVALSNKILLRVSKAPLWPKEVLEPVVVPEGHSLVLNCSPPPGLPPPFTFWMNSAMTPIPQDKRVSMGLNGDLYFSNVLTKDAHTDYSCNARFLFTQTIQQKNPFTLKVLTSRKVAESTPTFLSPSGTESSKMVLRDEQLLLECIAAGLPTPTIKWFKKGGDLPGRKVKFDNYNKTLKIINVSEEDAGEYVCMANNHLGSIRHSIFVQVKAAPYWLDKPSNAVLAPEENGRLVCRANGNPKPNIQWLINGQPIESTPHSTSRQMLGDTIIFRSVQMGSSAVYQCNASNQHGYLLANAFVSVLDMPPRMLGPKNQLIKVVENNRTFLDCPFFGSPLPELRWFKNGQGSGLDGGHYRIYINGTLEIKRARAEDEGTYTCVANSMLGKAENQVRLEIKEPTRIVRVPERQSVVRGSAARFECKVKSDPSLPVTVAWTKDDKPLSLGWRLSKDEESLTVPNVNEGDEGTYTCSVTSEIDQDSASARLTVLEEASLNPSVSSALPPDHPDPPMDLDLSDPAARSVRLTWIPGNDHRSPVTQFLVQFEEDRWEPGRWQDLSTYPGDLNSVILQLAPFVNYQFRVIAINAVGRSQPSRPSPRYQTSGAAPDVIPRGLRGWGSKKDNMEITWEPLLDLERNGPNLHYGVWWRRKDLGEEWSNVTTAESKHVVHNTETYISYEIKVQARNEFGRGPESNVVVGYSGEDKPVYAPTDLRVSKFDSTKAVLHWKPVDLSSVQGEFKEYRLYFWRESSLVPGLVVSKEKKTKGFYSIAAEPSGILSDLVPYSRYKMFLVVANNLFEGPPSNTVEVITKEGVPDAPKFFTINRRTFDTIHLEWDKPLEPNGILIGYQLKYQIVNGSRVGRAQLETLPPNVTHFSVRLPERSTRYKFYLSALTQVGAGEVYAEESPSSANEAYIDQVDIATQGWFIGLMCAIALIILILLIVCFIKRSRGGKYPGGGCVTGFAKYLVRDKKDLPLDPVDQKDQDGSFDYHSDEDNKPLQGSQTSLDGNVKESDDSLVDYGEGGDGQFNEDGSFIGQYTVKKDKDETEGNESSEATSPVNAIYSLA; encoded by the exons atgttggggcaggggggccACGGGGTCCTGGCTCTCATGTCATTAGTTCTGACACTGTGGCACCAAGCGGCACCCATAGAAGTCCCACAAGACC CAAAGATCCTGCAAGACC TGAAGCAGCCCCCCACCATAGTCAAAGAGTCTGTGAAGGACTACATTGTCGACCCCAGAGATAACATCATCATTGAGTGTGAGGCCAAGGGCAACCCAGTGCCAAC GTTCTCATGGCGAAGGAACGGGAAGTTTTTCAACATCGGGAAAGATCCCAGGGTGACAATGCGGAAACGCTCGGGAACTCTAGAGATCGGTTTCCGTAGCGGAGGACGACCGGAGGACTACGAGGGGGAATACCAGTGTTTTGCAACCAATGACCTCGGAGTGGCTCTGTCCAACAAAATCCTGCTGCGTGTCTCCA aGGCCCCTCTCTGGCCCAAAGAAGTGCTGGAGCCAGTCGTGGTGCCTGAAGGCCACTCGCTGGTTCTGAACTGCAGCCCACCACCAGGCCTTCCTCCTCCATTCACCTTCTGGATGAACAGCG CTATGACTCCGATCCCTCAGGATAAGAGGGTGTCCATGGGTCTGAACGGGGACCTCTACTTCTCCAACGTCTTGACCAAAGATGCTCACACTGACTACAGCTGCAACGCTCGCTTCCTCTTCACGCAGACCATCCAGCAGAAGAACCCCTTCACCCTCAAAGTCCTGACGA GCCGCAAAGTAGCCGAGTCCACGCCGaccttcctctccccctcagGGACCGAGAGCTCCAAGATGGTGCTACGGGACGAGCAACTGTTGCTGGAATGCATCGCTGCCGGACt GCCGACGCCCACTATCAAGTGGTTTAAGAAGGGTGGGGACCTTccagggaggaaggtgaagtTTGACAACTACAACAAGACCCTAAAGATCATCAACGTGTCCGAGGAGGACGCCGGGGAGTACGTATGCATGGCCAACAACCACCTAGGCAGCATACGCCACTCCatctttgtccaggtcaaag CGGCTCCTTACTGGCTCGACAAACCCTCCAACGCGGTGCTCGCTCCGGAGGAAAACGGGCGCCTGGTGTGTCGGGCCAACGGGAACCCCAAACCCAACATCCAGTGGCTGATCAACGGACAGCCTATAGAAA gCACTCCCCACAGCACCAGCAGACAGATGCTTGGTGACACCATCATCTTCCGCTCGGTGCAGATGGGAAGCAGCGCTGTCTACCAGTGCAACGCCTCCAACCAGCACGGCTACCTGCTGGCCAACGCCTTCGTCAGCGTCCTTG ACATGCCTCCGAGGATGCTGGGCCCCAAAAACCAGCTGATCAAAGTCGTCGAGAACAACCGCACCTTCCTTGACTGTCCCTTCTTCGGTTCTCCTCTGCCGGAACTCCGCTG GTTTAAGAACGGACAGGGCAGCGGGCTGGACGGAGGTCACTACCGCATTTATATTAATGGCACCCTGGAGATCAAGCGGGCCAGAGCGGAGGACGAGGGCACCTACACCTGTGTGGCCAACAGCATGCTGGGCAAGGCCGAGAACCAGGTCCGCCTGGAGATCAAAG AGCCGACTCGCATCGTTCGCGTCCCGGAGCGCCAGTCGGTCGTCAGGGGCTCCGCGGCGCGCTTCGAGTGTAAGGTGAAGTCTGACCCCAGCCTGCCCGTCACTGTGGCCTGGACCAAGGACGACAAACCTCTGTCCCTGGGTTGGAG GCTGAGCAAAGACGAGGAGTCGTTGACCGTCCCCAACGTGAACGAGGGGGATGAGGGAACCTACACCTGCTCGGTTACATCTGAGATAGACCAGGACTCGGCCTCCGCCCGCCTCACGGTCTTag AGGAAGCCTCCCTCAACCCCTCAGTCTCTAGTGCCTTGCCTCCAG accacCCTGACCCTCCCATGGATCTGGACCTGTCAGATCCTGCAGCCCGCAGCGTTCGCCTCACCTGGATCCCCGGAAACGACCACCGGAGCCCTGTGACGC AATTCCTGGTCCAGTTTGAGGAGGACCGTTGGGAGCCGGGCAGGTGGCAGGACCTGTCCACATACCCAGGGGACCTCAACTCTGTCATCCTGCAGCTCGCCCCCTTCGTCAACTACCAGTTCAGGGTCATCGCCATCAACGCGGTGGGCCGCAGTCAGCCCAGCCGCCCCTCGCCCCGGTACCAGACCAGCGGAGCCG CCCCAGATGTCATCCCCAGAGGTCTACGAGGATGGGGATCAAAGAAGGACAATATGGAGATAACCTGGGAG CCTCTGCTCGATCTGGAGAGGAACGGGCCAAACCTGCACTACGGCGTGTGGTGGCGACGGAAGGATTTGGGAGAGGAGTGGAGTAACGTGACCACAGCCGAATCCAAACATGTCGTCCACAACACAGAGACCTACATTTCCTACGAGATCAAAGTTCAGGCCAGGAACGAGTTTGGACGAGGACCAGAGTCCAATGTGGTAGTTGGATACTCCGGAGAGGACA AACCCGTCTATGCCCCCACTGACCTGCGGGTGTCGAAGTTTGACAGCACCAAGGCCGTCCTGCACTGGAAGCCCGTGGACCTGAGCTCTGTGCAGGGAGAATTCAAGGAGTACCGA CTGTACTTCTGGCGTGAGTCCAGTCTGGTTCCTGGTCTAGTGGTCAGTAAGGAGAAGAAGACTAAAGGTTTCTACAGCATCGCGGCCGAACCGTCTGGCATCCTCAGCGACTTGGTGCCCTACTCCAGATACAAGATGTTCCTGGTTGTGGCCAACAACCTCTTTGAAGGTCCACCCAGCAACACCGTGGAGGTCATCACCAAGGAGGGAG tgccCGATGCTCCGAAGTTTTTCACTATCAACCGGAGAACTTTTGACACCATCCACCTTGAATGGGACAAACCTCTGGAGCCCAACGGTATTCTGATTGGATACCAGCTCAAGTACCAAATAG tcaACGGCAGCAGAGTTGGTCGTGCACAGCTGGAGACTCTCCCGCCCAACGTCACACACTTCAGCGTACGACTTCCGGAGCGATCTACTCGCTACAAGTTCTACCTGTCAGCACTCACACAGGTGGGAGCCGGCGAGGTCTACGCTGAGGAGTCCCCCTCGTCCGCCAACGAAG CCTACATAGACCAGGTGGACATAGCCACCCAAGGCTGGTTCATTGGCCTGATGTGTGCCATTGCCCTCATCATACTGATCCTCCTCATCGTCTGCTTCATCAAGAGGAGTCGCGGGGGCAAATACCCAG GTGGTGGTTGCGTGACTGGTTTCGCAAAATATCTGG TCCGTGACAAAAAAGACCTCCCCTTGGACCCCGTAGATCAGAAAGACCAGGACGGATCCTTTGATTACCA